In a single window of the Campylobacter iguaniorum genome:
- a CDS encoding cation acetate symporter, which yields MKNLLTLMLLSAFAFGAEPIIGVKSELNLTAIILFLIFVAATLGITYFSAKKAKVGSSFYTAGGGISGLNNGMAMAGDFMSAASFLGISALVFTNGFDGLVYAIGFLAGWPIMLFLIAEKFRNLGKFTFTDVAAFRLKQRPIRAVLAISGLVTLCFYLIAQMVGAGELIKMLFGLEYNIAVVIVGLLMVIYVAFGGMHATTWVQIIKAGLLLFGVSILAFLVLKASNFDIAKYFNSAIEIHPKGADILSPGGFITDWVSAVSLGMALMFGTAGLPHILMRFFTVNSAKEARKSVFWATIFMSYFYVLVFIIGFGAIAFLTGKDVMGGINMVSIELARILGGNAFYGFICAVAFATILAVVSGLTISGANAIAHDLYANVIHHGKISMEKELKVGKISTLCIGVFAIVLGIVFEGQNVAFMVGLAFAIAASVNFPILFYSIYWQGLTTRGAFWGGLIGLVVVVGLTILGPGVWVKSFGFETAIFPYKDPAIFSMPATFILVYLISKFDNSYRAKVDKSGFEMQKFRAESGIGASKEATH from the coding sequence ATGAAAAACTTACTTACATTAATGCTTTTATCAGCTTTTGCATTTGGTGCCGAGCCAATTATTGGGGTTAAGAGCGAACTAAATTTAACTGCTATAATTTTATTTTTGATATTTGTCGCAGCCACTCTTGGCATAACATATTTTTCAGCCAAAAAAGCAAAAGTTGGCAGTAGCTTTTATACCGCAGGAGGCGGCATTTCTGGACTAAATAATGGTATGGCAATGGCTGGGGATTTTATGAGTGCGGCATCATTTCTTGGTATTTCAGCACTTGTTTTTACAAATGGATTTGATGGGCTTGTTTATGCGATAGGATTTTTGGCTGGTTGGCCTATTATGCTATTTTTAATCGCAGAAAAATTTAGAAATCTTGGCAAATTTACCTTTACAGATGTGGCTGCTTTTAGACTAAAACAACGCCCCATAAGAGCAGTTTTAGCCATATCTGGGCTTGTGACTTTGTGTTTTTATCTAATAGCTCAAATGGTCGGAGCTGGCGAGCTTATCAAGATGCTTTTTGGGCTTGAGTATAATATAGCTGTGGTTATTGTGGGGCTTTTGATGGTTATATATGTAGCATTTGGTGGTATGCATGCGACTACTTGGGTGCAAATTATAAAAGCTGGATTGCTTTTATTTGGAGTAAGTATTTTGGCATTTTTGGTTCTAAAAGCTAGCAACTTTGACATAGCTAAATATTTTAATAGCGCCATTGAAATCCACCCAAAAGGAGCTGATATCTTGAGTCCTGGCGGATTTATCACTGACTGGGTAAGTGCTGTATCTCTTGGAATGGCACTGATGTTTGGCACTGCTGGACTTCCACATATTTTGATGAGATTTTTTACAGTAAACTCAGCAAAAGAAGCTAGGAAAAGTGTGTTTTGGGCCACTATATTTATGAGCTACTTTTATGTGCTAGTCTTCATCATCGGGTTTGGAGCTATAGCATTTTTGACTGGTAAAGATGTTATGGGTGGTATAAATATGGTAAGTATCGAACTAGCTAGAATACTTGGTGGAAATGCATTTTATGGATTTATATGTGCTGTTGCTTTTGCTACTATACTTGCAGTCGTTTCTGGGCTTACGATAAGTGGAGCAAATGCCATAGCTCACGATCTTTATGCTAATGTTATACATCATGGCAAAATAAGCATGGAAAAAGAGCTAAAAGTAGGAAAGATTTCTACTCTTTGCATAGGTGTATTTGCTATAGTTTTAGGCATTGTTTTTGAGGGTCAAAACGTGGCGTTTATGGTAGGACTTGCTTTTGCCATAGCAGCTAGTGTAAATTTTCCTATACTTTTTTATTCGATTTATTGGCAAGGTTTGACAACAAGAGGTGCGTTTTGGGGTGGACTGATAGGGCTTGTAGTGGTCGTAGGGCTCACCATACTTGGACCTGGAGTCTGGGTCAAGAGTTTTGGATTTGAGACGGCTATTTTCCCGTATAAAGATCCAGCTATATTTTCTATGCCAGCGACATTCATACTTGTTTATTTAATATCCAAATTTGACAATTCATACAGAGCAAAGGTAGATAAAAGCGGATTTGAGATGCAAAAATTTAGAGCAGAAAGTGGAATAGGAGCTAGCAAAGAGGCTACTCACTAG
- a CDS encoding acyl-CoA thioesterase, which yields MKDMGEPRIKIVAMPSDTNPAGNIFGGWILSQIDLAGAIAARELAPIRVVTISMKEVIFKEPVFIGDIVSCYAKVKHVGNTSITVAVKVVVQRLNDGGFTECVPVTTADVTYVSVDKQGNKKPIDPDLKRLHGFVN from the coding sequence ATGAAAGATATGGGTGAACCACGCATAAAGATCGTCGCTATGCCAAGCGACACTAATCCAGCTGGAAATATATTTGGTGGTTGGATTTTATCTCAAATCGACCTTGCTGGAGCAATCGCAGCTAGAGAGCTTGCTCCTATTAGGGTTGTGACTATCTCTATGAAAGAAGTTATTTTCAAAGAACCAGTTTTTATCGGTGATATAGTTAGCTGCTATGCAAAGGTAAAACACGTGGGAAATACATCTATCACAGTCGCTGTAAAAGTAGTAGTCCAAAGACTAAATGACGGTGGATTTACTGAGTGTGTGCCTGTGACTACTGCTGATGTGACTTATGTGAGTGTGGATAAACAAGGCAATAAAAAACCAATTGATCCAGATCTAAAAAGGCTTCATGGTTTTGTTAATTAA
- the msrB gene encoding peptide-methionine (R)-S-oxide reductase MsrB, with protein sequence MKKILVVAMLFLAIFSNAKENNMQNMEEIYLAGGCFWGTQAYFDKINGVIKTDVGYANGITDETNYRSLKQTAHAETVHIVFDRNVISFEEILAHYFRIINPFSLNKQGNDVGVQYRTGIYYKNLALRADIDRFMAYEQGKTDKKIVVEVEMLKNYILAEDYHQKYLDKNPNGYCHIDLELAKKPLYDESKFKMPSQSDLKEKLTDLQYSVIREKATERPYSSEYDKFDKKGIYVDVATGKPLFSSNDKFDAGCGWPSFTKPITSDALNYNKDLSHGMTRTEVTSKIGQNHLGHVFDDGPRDKGGLRYCINGASLKFIPLEDMDKEGYSEYKVYVK encoded by the coding sequence ATGAAAAAAATATTAGTCGTAGCTATGCTATTTTTGGCGATTTTTTCTAACGCAAAGGAGAATAATATGCAAAATATGGAAGAAATTTATCTAGCTGGTGGATGTTTTTGGGGAACTCAAGCGTATTTTGATAAAATAAATGGCGTCATCAAAACAGATGTCGGCTATGCAAATGGCATCACAGATGAGACTAACTACCGCTCTTTGAAACAAACTGCTCACGCTGAGACTGTGCATATAGTTTTTGATAGAAATGTTATAAGTTTTGAAGAGATTTTGGCGCATTATTTTAGGATTATAAATCCATTTTCGCTAAACAAACAAGGCAATGATGTAGGCGTGCAGTATAGGACTGGGATTTACTATAAAAATTTAGCTTTGAGAGCTGATATAGATAGATTTATGGCGTACGAGCAAGGCAAAACTGATAAAAAAATCGTGGTCGAAGTAGAAATGCTAAAAAACTATATTTTAGCTGAGGATTATCACCAAAAATACCTTGATAAAAATCCAAATGGATACTGTCATATCGACCTAGAGCTTGCCAAAAAGCCACTTTATGATGAGAGTAAATTTAAGATGCCATCGCAAAGTGATTTAAAAGAGAAATTAACTGATTTGCAATACTCAGTTATTAGAGAAAAAGCTACAGAGCGTCCATATAGCAGCGAATATGATAAATTTGATAAAAAGGGAATTTACGTAGATGTCGCAACTGGCAAGCCGCTTTTTAGCTCAAATGATAAATTTGACGCAGGGTGCGGGTGGCCAAGCTTTACTAAACCTATCACTAGCGATGCGTTAAATTACAACAAAGATCTAAGCCATGGAATGACTCGCACAGAAGTAACTTCTAAAATAGGGCAAAATCACTTGGGGCATGTTTTTGATGATGGCCCCAGAGATAAAGGAGGGCTAAGATACTGCATAAATGGAGCTTCACTTAAATTTATCCCACTTGAGGATATGGACAAAGAGGGATACAGCGAATATAAGGTTTATGTAAAATAG
- a CDS encoding DUF485 domain-containing protein: protein MRAEIANFNILVKIRSHFAWFLVAVVVILYYSMMLLIGLAPEFLGLKIGEFPISLGILIGVFIIATCVSVTWLYTYVANTFLDHEFGEATKRLYKADLIDEDGKLKGDNP, encoded by the coding sequence ATGCGAGCAGAAATAGCAAATTTTAATATCTTAGTTAAGATTCGCAGCCATTTTGCATGGTTTTTGGTAGCAGTTGTAGTGATCTTGTACTACTCAATGATGTTACTCATTGGTTTAGCACCGGAGTTTTTGGGGCTTAAAATCGGAGAGTTTCCTATCAGTCTTGGGATACTTATTGGCGTGTTTATTATAGCCACTTGTGTCAGCGTGACATGGCTTTATACATACGTGGCAAATACATTTTTAGACCATGAGTTTGGCGAAGCGACAAAAAGACTTTACAAAGCAGATCTAATAGATGAAGATGGTAAACTAAAAGGAGATAATCCATGA